One window from the genome of Candidatus Chlorohelix allophototropha encodes:
- a CDS encoding YczE/YyaS/YitT family protein: protein MKSLLNLLWRLLVLNGGLFIFAVGISCSVASNLGLPAWDVLHQGISFHIPLTLGQVIQVSGVVILLIAFWLGEKPGIGSLFNIFFIGFWIDIILKSEILATFSALGLWAQYLLVLACLLFAGIGAGLYTRPALGIGPRDSLMVALVRKTGYRVALIRTMLEILAVLAGWLLGGVVGIGTLAIAFGIGPVVELSYHLFGVKIHRPVNTSASLQDI, encoded by the coding sequence TTGAAAAGCTTACTGAATTTACTTTGGCGACTGTTAGTCTTGAATGGTGGTTTGTTCATTTTTGCGGTGGGAATTTCATGTTCGGTAGCTTCTAATTTAGGATTACCTGCATGGGACGTGTTACATCAGGGTATCAGCTTCCATATTCCTCTAACTCTTGGTCAGGTCATCCAAGTATCTGGAGTGGTGATTCTTCTTATAGCCTTTTGGCTGGGAGAAAAACCGGGCATCGGTTCTCTCTTCAACATATTTTTCATTGGATTCTGGATAGATATAATCCTGAAAAGCGAGATATTGGCTACTTTTAGCGCACTTGGCTTATGGGCGCAATATTTGTTGGTTTTGGCATGCCTCCTGTTTGCAGGGATAGGCGCGGGCTTATATACTCGCCCTGCTCTGGGAATCGGTCCGCGTGATAGCTTGATGGTGGCACTGGTTCGTAAAACCGGATATAGGGTTGCGCTCATCAGAACAATGCTGGAAATCTTGGCTGTTCTGGCGGGTTGGCTATTGGGCGGTGTGGTCGGAATCGGTACTCTGGCAATTGCCTTTGGAATCGGTCCGGTAGTTGAATTGAGCTATCATCTTTTTGGGGTTAAAATACACCGCCCTGTTAATACCTCCGCATCACTACAGGATATTTGA
- a CDS encoding lipoate--protein ligase family protein — protein sequence MAEFWRRLSPALAAYGVSRELALSESLLQKVQQPTLWWYSAHVPALILGTAQKLEILNSRACVAQGLEIYKRASGGALVLAEPSFLSLDVALPPEHPLAPTDVVETYRWLGEVWLESLSKLGLEGGRLAKVTEVREQRTARDSEIEQEREDYRLANLICFGTLSPYEVVSAEGLKLVGLSQIRRRVGTLLQCGLPLQKQADRLVGSLALEKSEKTRLVNLLDTRMTTLESAADERKFKPTEIISAFEATLAQKYNIILTESVWTEAELAQAHELETAKYQRLM from the coding sequence ATGGCTGAGTTCTGGCGACGGCTTTCCCCTGCTTTGGCTGCTTATGGGGTAAGTCGCGAGTTGGCTCTGAGCGAGAGCCTTTTGCAGAAGGTGCAGCAACCGACACTATGGTGGTATAGCGCGCATGTTCCGGCGTTAATACTAGGAACGGCACAAAAGCTTGAAATTCTTAATAGTAGGGCTTGTGTTGCTCAGGGCTTGGAAATCTATAAACGTGCTTCCGGTGGCGCGTTGGTTTTGGCAGAACCGTCATTCCTGAGTTTGGATGTGGCGCTTCCTCCAGAGCATCCGCTTGCTCCAACCGATGTGGTGGAAACCTATCGTTGGTTAGGTGAAGTGTGGCTTGAAAGCCTCTCTAAATTGGGTTTGGAGGGGGGGCGCCTCGCTAAAGTTACAGAAGTGCGTGAGCAAAGAACCGCTCGTGACAGCGAAATTGAACAGGAACGCGAAGATTACCGCCTTGCCAACCTGATTTGCTTCGGAACGCTTTCCCCTTACGAAGTGGTTAGCGCAGAAGGCTTGAAACTGGTAGGGTTGTCCCAGATAAGGCGGCGCGTCGGCACGCTTTTACAATGTGGGTTGCCTTTGCAAAAGCAAGCGGACAGGTTGGTGGGGTCACTCGCGCTGGAGAAATCTGAAAAAACTCGATTAGTGAATTTGCTAGACACCCGCATGACCACTCTTGAGTCTGCCGCTGACGAGCGTAAGTTTAAACCGACCGAGATAATCTCAGCTTTTGAGGCAACACTGGCACAAAAATATAATATAATCCTCACCGAATCAGTCTGGACTGAAGCAGAACTGGCACAAGCGCACGAATTGGAAACAGCCAAATATCAACGCCTTATGTAG
- a CDS encoding LysR family transcriptional regulator produces the protein MLERELAQRIELRQLLYFVTVVKEHSFSRAAEVLNMGQPGLSGQIKKLEDAVGIILLERTAKGVKPTEAGQQLLAYAQRILNELKLAERSMDEIREVTTGHVILGVTSASTFSHLAAIIEEYRRLYPRVQLQIVELPTETLVESVRMGLLDLTLSVLPVEVEELEVEHLYSENLRLIVSSRHRLADRASRGEKVKLPELLGEPLVLPYRQYGIRQQIEHAYNLFGMKVQTSIELMGIGVAVQLARRGLGITFLPELLVADEVRLGELVCLTVEEPDLIMRTGLLFRRDAYLPPACRRMVEVIQRVCRLQNPDQVQANG, from the coding sequence ATGTTGGAGCGTGAGTTGGCACAGCGAATAGAGTTACGCCAGTTGCTCTACTTTGTCACCGTTGTAAAGGAACATAGTTTCAGCCGTGCCGCCGAAGTGCTGAATATGGGGCAACCCGGTTTGAGCGGGCAGATCAAGAAACTGGAAGATGCGGTTGGTATTATATTGCTGGAGCGCACCGCCAAGGGAGTCAAGCCTACCGAAGCGGGGCAACAATTGCTGGCTTATGCACAACGTATTCTGAACGAATTAAAATTGGCAGAACGCAGTATGGATGAGATTCGGGAGGTGACGACTGGACACGTAATATTAGGTGTTACTTCCGCCTCGACTTTCTCGCATCTCGCTGCCATAATTGAGGAATATCGCAGGCTGTACCCTCGTGTTCAACTTCAAATCGTAGAGTTACCTACCGAAACGCTGGTAGAAAGTGTTCGAATGGGCTTGCTCGACCTCACTTTATCGGTTTTGCCCGTAGAAGTAGAAGAACTCGAGGTAGAGCATCTTTATAGCGAAAATCTGCGCCTGATTGTTTCCAGTCGCCATCGCCTAGCCGATAGAGCAAGTCGAGGCGAAAAAGTGAAGCTACCAGAGCTTTTAGGAGAACCGCTGGTGTTGCCCTATCGCCAATATGGTATTCGCCAGCAAATAGAGCATGCCTACAATTTGTTCGGAATGAAGGTACAAACTTCGATTGAGTTGATGGGCATTGGTGTAGCAGTGCAATTGGCGCGGCGCGGGTTAGGCATAACCTTCTTGCCAGAACTGCTGGTGGCGGACGAAGTGCGGCTTGGTGAACTGGTTTGCCTGACGGTGGAAGAACCAGACCTGATTATGCGTACCGGCTTACTATTTCGGCGTGATGCTTATTTGCCCCCTGCTTGCCGCCGTATGGTAGAAGTTATCCAACGAGTATGCAGGCTCCAAAATCCTGATCAGGTTCAAGCAAATGGCTGA
- a CDS encoding molybdopterin-dependent oxidoreductase produces MALTKNRIGSDPGLYNFENKKHRWTVFGAGAFASATMTLTMLLAQIAGLVPRSLANILSDKLATLFPAQIQEFFIQSIGPMGKTLLFYGVLLGQIVAGGLLALFLIWFVPRIENSQMLWRNSFILSVSIWVVTVLIGLPLMGAGFVGADLGQDQVIILLSSFLLFQLYGLALGYFFLKLMPESSEDVSVRRAEDESDEEIGNVPGRRRFILGLTAFFVVALAAGIGVGAFKVKNPGYWVNLGAGYEGDKLKGEITPVDTFYGVSKNVIDPNVNATDWKLEINGMVDKPIAFDYASISKLPAVTRTHTLTCISNPVGGQLIGNGEWKGTPLKDILAQVGVKSGAKKLVFTCADGYTDSITLDKAQDPNTLLVWEMDGVPLPQAHGFPVRALIPDIYGMKNAKWIRSITLINTEYEGYWQQEGWDNLAIIKTESTITSLQADEDLRSGEPVTVHGFAFAGARGIKKVEVSSDGGKTWQEARIKEAINQNSWQLWQFDWTPVGAGKTVTLTVRATDGTGAPQLKDNAAPFPSGSSGYHSVNVHII; encoded by the coding sequence ATGGCATTAACAAAAAATAGAATCGGAAGTGACCCCGGTCTTTACAATTTCGAGAATAAAAAACATAGATGGACAGTTTTTGGGGCAGGCGCGTTTGCCTCTGCCACTATGACCTTAACGATGCTCTTGGCGCAGATTGCAGGATTAGTCCCTCGAAGCCTTGCTAATATTCTCTCGGATAAGCTTGCAACCCTCTTTCCCGCGCAAATTCAGGAGTTTTTCATTCAGTCCATAGGTCCAATGGGTAAGACTCTGCTGTTTTATGGCGTATTACTGGGACAAATTGTAGCGGGTGGTTTATTGGCGCTTTTTTTGATCTGGTTTGTGCCGCGAATTGAGAACAGCCAAATGCTCTGGCGCAATAGCTTCATTCTTAGCGTCAGTATTTGGGTGGTGACGGTACTTATTGGTCTGCCGTTGATGGGCGCAGGCTTTGTCGGCGCTGATCTGGGTCAGGATCAAGTTATTATCCTGCTTAGCTCATTCCTACTATTTCAGCTTTACGGTTTAGCTTTAGGTTATTTTTTCCTGAAGCTCATGCCTGAATCTTCTGAAGATGTATCTGTCCGGCGCGCAGAAGACGAGAGCGATGAAGAAATTGGGAATGTGCCGGGTCGTCGCCGTTTCATCCTCGGTTTGACTGCATTCTTTGTGGTTGCCCTTGCCGCCGGAATTGGAGTAGGCGCATTCAAAGTCAAAAACCCGGGCTATTGGGTTAATCTGGGCGCTGGATACGAAGGTGACAAACTCAAGGGGGAAATCACTCCGGTTGATACTTTCTACGGTGTTAGCAAAAATGTGATTGACCCGAATGTAAACGCTACGGATTGGAAGCTCGAAATAAACGGTATGGTAGATAAGCCCATTGCTTTTGATTATGCTTCTATAAGCAAATTACCCGCAGTAACCCGTACCCATACCCTCACTTGTATCAGCAATCCGGTTGGGGGGCAACTAATCGGGAATGGCGAGTGGAAAGGTACTCCACTAAAGGATATTCTGGCGCAAGTGGGGGTAAAGTCGGGCGCAAAGAAATTGGTGTTTACCTGTGCGGACGGCTATACTGATAGTATTACGCTAGATAAAGCTCAAGACCCCAATACCCTTTTAGTGTGGGAGATGGACGGCGTGCCTTTGCCCCAAGCGCATGGTTTCCCGGTGCGCGCCTTGATCCCTGATATCTATGGTATGAAAAATGCCAAATGGATTCGTTCAATAACACTGATTAATACCGAATATGAAGGCTACTGGCAGCAGGAGGGTTGGGATAACCTTGCTATAATAAAAACCGAATCTACCATTACTTCTCTCCAAGCCGATGAGGATTTGCGCAGTGGCGAACCTGTCACTGTGCATGGCTTTGCCTTTGCCGGGGCGCGTGGTATCAAAAAAGTAGAGGTAAGTAGCGATGGCGGAAAAACATGGCAAGAGGCGCGAATTAAAGAAGCTATAAATCAGAATAGCTGGCAACTCTGGCAGTTTGATTGGACTCCGGTGGGAGCAGGCAAGACTGTGACCCTAACGGTGCGTGCTACTGATGGTACGGGTGCGCCACAGCTTAAAGATAATGCTGCGCCTTTCCCCAGTGGCTCTAGCGGTTATCATAGTGTAAACGTACATATTATTTAG